The following are encoded together in the Coffea arabica cultivar ET-39 chromosome 1c, Coffea Arabica ET-39 HiFi, whole genome shotgun sequence genome:
- the LOC113713947 gene encoding pentatricopeptide repeat-containing protein At5g59600 — protein MALTTKFSYLTPYKFSLLLKECIKAKAIESCKRIHALMLTSSVNWNSFSLGSKLTGVYASCGDFGSAKLLFQETQSPSVFAYNWMISALTFHGHHEEALGYFTLLQESKNFCPNSYTFSSVLKACLGLMDVNVGKEVHSLICKMAYDVDVSVGNALIDMYCKCGHIWDARMTFDEMTKRDVASWTSMICGYFSAGKFEESVTLFERMRLEGVEPNDFTWNAMIAGYARRGDCDKAFMFFTRMREERLIPDLVTWNAMISGFVQSQRAGEAFKLFQDMLCSGIMPNQVTFTGLLPACGLIGSIHRGREIHGFICRMEMDVNAFVATALIDVYSKCGSMRDAWNVFNSISCKNIASWNAMIRCYGNNGMVDLSVELFLRMQDEGIQANEVTFTSILSSCSHGGLVDKGLGIFKLMKEQYGIEASKEHYSSVVDLLCRSGRLEEAYDTVKEMPIEATESIVGAFLNGCLVHERKDLAERMVEDVILKKPGGFVTLSNIYAAEGDWTQVENVRMLMKDKRVLKMAGSSSF, from the coding sequence ATGGCCTTAACAACCAAATTTAGTTACTTGACTCCATACAAATTCAGTCTACTCTTAAAAGAGTGCATAAAGGCCAAAGCAATTGAATCATGTAAGCGGATTCATGCTTTGATGCTGACTTCATCCGTTAACTGGAACAGCTTTTCACTGGGCTCAAAACTCACAGGAGTTTATGCAAGTTGTGGTGATTTTGGTTCTGCTAAGTTACTCTTTCAAGAAACCCAAAGCCCAAGTGTATTCGCATATAATTGGATGATTTCAGCCTTAACTTTTCATGGGCACCATGAAGAAGCCCTTGGTTACTTTACCTTGCTTCAAGAATCAAAAAATTTTTGTCCAAATAGTTATACGTTTTCTTCTGTGTTGAAAGCTTGTCTTGGCTTGATGGATGTGAATGTAGGGAAGGAAGTTCATAGTTTGATCTGTAAAATGGCCTATGATGTGGATGTTTCAGTGGGCAATGCCTTAATAGATATGTATTGCAAATGTGGACATATATGGGATGCTCGCATGACGTTTGATGAAATGACTAAGAGAGACGTTGCATCATGGACATCAATGATCTGTGGGTACTTTAGTGCGGGAAAATTTGAAGAATCAGTTACTTTGTTTGAAAGGATGAGGCTTGAAGGTGTAGAACCAAATGATTTCACGTGGAATGCGATGATTGCGGGGTATGCTAGGAGAGGAGATTGTGACAAAGCGTTTATGTTCTTCACTAGGATGCGTGAAGAAAGGTTGATTCCCGATTTGGTTACTTGGAATGCAATGATTTCGGGCTTTGTTCAGAGCCAAAGAGCTGGTGAAGCTTTTAAGTTGTTTCAGGATATGCTGTGTAGTGGTATTATGCCTAATCAAGTGACTTTCACTGGGCTACTTCCTGCTTGTGGGTTAATTGGTTCAATCCATAGAGGGAGAGAGATTCATGGTTTCATATGTAGAATGGAGATGGATGTTAATGCCTTTGTTGCTACTGCTCTCATTGACGTATACTCAAAATGTGGGAGTATGAGAGATGCTTGGAACGTTTTCAACTCAATTTCCTGCAAGAACATTGCTTCATGGAATGCCATGATTAGATGTTATGGGAACAATGGTATGGTGGACTTGTCAGTTGAGCTGTTCCTGAGAATGCAAGATGAAGGTATACAAGCGAATGAAGTTACTTTCACTTCTATTCTTTCGTCTTGTAGCCATGGAGGTTTGGTGGACAAAGGTTTGGGGATTTTTAAATTGATGAAAGAACAGTATGGAATTGAAGCAAGCAAAGAGCATTATTCTTCTGTTGTTGACCTTCTCTGTCGTTCTGGGAGATTGGAGGAGGCTTATGACACAGTTAAAGAAATGCCAATTGAAGCTACAGAGTCAATTGTAGGCGCTTTCCTGAATGGGTGTTTGGTACATGAAAGAAAAGATCTTGCTGAAAGGATGGTTGAGGATGTGATATTGAAGAAACCTGGAGGTTTTGTAACACTTTCAAATATATATGCAGCTGAGGGAGACTGGACACAGGTTGAGAATGTCAGGATGTTAATGAAGGATAAGAGGGTCCTTAAGATGGCTGGATCAAGTAGCTTTTAA